A genomic stretch from Pempheris klunzingeri isolate RE-2024b chromosome 23, fPemKlu1.hap1, whole genome shotgun sequence includes:
- the pfn1 gene encoding profilin-1, whose translation MSWESYIGNLLKNGLVSEAAICGMETGSEGVWASTPGLAGITADEIKRLAGDTASFHTSGPLLAGTKCMFLRDGSNDPSTYSLDLKTKADSEGVSYSVCVGKSKKTLVIAKGKKDVGGGPLSMNVHSMVKYLRDQNY comes from the exons ATGTCGTGGGAGTCATACATTGGCAACCTGCTGAAAAATGGTCTAGTCTCAGAAGCTGCCATCTGTGGGATGGAGACTGGATCTGAGGGTGTGTGGGCCAGTACACCAGGCCTGGCCGGCATtacg gcAGATGAGATCAAGCGTCTGGCCGGAGACACCGCCTCCTTCCACACCAGCGGCCCCCTGCTGGCAGGAACTAAGTGCATGTTTCTGAGAGACGGAAGCAACGACCCAAGCACCTACTCCCTGGACCTGAAGACCAAGGCTGACAGCGAAGGGGTCTCCtactcagtgtgtgtgggcAAGAGCAAGAAaa CTTTAGTCATAGCAAAGGGTAAGAAAGATGTCGGAGGTGGACCGCTGAGCATGAACGTGCACAGCATGGTCAAATACCTGCGAGATCAGAATTACTAA